One genomic region from Myxocyprinus asiaticus isolate MX2 ecotype Aquarium Trade chromosome 27, UBuf_Myxa_2, whole genome shotgun sequence encodes:
- the LOC127418271 gene encoding calcium-binding protein 39-like — MPFPFGKSQKSPAEIVKSLKEHVAYLEKLEASESKKCEKVAEEVSKNLASLKEVLSGTGDKEPQTEAVAQLAQELYNTNLLISLIANLQRIDFEGKKDVVHLFSNIVRRQIGARTPTVEYISSHSQILFMLLKGYETPEVALNCGMMLRECLRHEPLARTVLFSEEFYCFFRYVELSTFDIASDAFASFKDLLTRHKIMCADFLETNYDQVFTEYEKLLHSENYVTKRQSLKLLGELLLDRHNFTVMTKFISRAENLKLMMNMLRDNSRNIQFEAFHVFKVFVANPNKTQPVLDILLKNQSKLVDFLSHFQTDRSEDEQFCDEKNYLIKQIRDLKRPAPPEES; from the exons ATGCCGTTCCCATTCGGGAAGTCTCAGAAGAGCCCGGCAGAGATAGTGAAGAGTTTAAAGGAGCATGTGGCGTACTTGGAGAAGCTGGAAGCATCTGAAAGCAAGAAATGTGAAAAG GTTGCAGAGGAAGTATCAAAAAATCTAGCGTCATTGAAAGAGGTGCTGTCTGGCACTGGAGACAAGGAGCCTCAGACAGAAGCCGTGGCCCAGCTGGCTCAGGAGTTGTACAACACCAACCTACTCATTTCCCTCATAGCAAATCTACAGAGGAttgattttgag GGAAAGAAGGATGTAGTGCATCTGTTTAGCAACATAGTACGTCGCCAGATTGGCGCTCGCACCCCGACAGTGGAGTACATCTCTTCTCACTCACAGATCCTCTTCATGCTGTTGAAAGG CTATGAAACTCCAGAAGTGGCTCTTAATTGTGGCATGATGCTGAGGGAATGTCTACGCCATGAACCTCTGGCCCGAACTGTTCTGTTCTCTGAGGAATTCTATTGCTTCTTCCGCTATGTGGAGCTATCTACCTTTGACATTGCCTCCGATGCTTTTGCCTCCTTCAAG GATCTCCTGACAAGACACAAGATCATGTGTGCAGATTTCTTGGAAACAAATTATGACCAA GTGTTTACGGAGTATGAAAAGCTGCTGCATTCTGAGAATTATGTCACTAAGCGTCAGTCTCTAAAG CTCCTGGGAGAATTGCTGCTGGACAGACACAACTTCACAGTCATGACCAAATTCATCAGTCGAGCTGAGAACCTGAAGCTGATGATGAACATGCTGAGAGACAACAGCCGCAACATCCAGTTTGAAGCCTTTCATGTTTTTAAG GTGTTTGTCGCTAACCCTAATAAGACACAGCCTGTGCTGGACATCCTACTTAAAAACCAGTCCAAGCTGGTAGACTTCCTGAGCCACTTTCAGACGGACCGTTCTGAAGATGAGCAGTTCTGTGATGAGAAGAACTATCTCATTAAGCAGATTCGGGACCTCAAACGGCCTGCACCTCCAGAGGAGTCCTAA